One genomic region from Vibrio sp. STUT-A11 encodes:
- a CDS encoding GFA family protein codes for MSTSICHCFECQKRTGSVFGVQARFAKEHVILDGDAISYTRISDDGSEVRYEFCPACGTTMRLLLSAAPDIIVVPVGLFSDKEFQEPTVSIYEERKHGWVSFECTMEHIE; via the coding sequence ATGAGTACATCAATTTGCCATTGCTTTGAATGTCAAAAACGAACTGGCAGCGTATTTGGCGTTCAGGCTCGCTTCGCCAAAGAGCACGTCATTTTAGATGGTGACGCGATTAGCTATACCAGAATCAGCGACGACGGGAGCGAGGTCCGATACGAATTTTGTCCAGCCTGTGGCACCACTATGCGCCTATTACTCTCCGCTGCACCAGACATTATTGTTGTACCGGTAGGGCTCTTTAGTGACAAGGAGTTCCAGGAGCCGACCGTTTCTATCTATGAAGAAAGAAAGCATGGCTGGGTCAGTTTCGAATGCACGATGGAGCACATCGAATGA
- a CDS encoding YoaK family protein — protein MISRLPRWVEYGAFLLALLAGCVNAVGLLGFQHQAITHISGTVTQLGNSLLTGVDSSIHLLFIVFSFLIGAAFSGFFIESSALKLGRRYGVALCIEGSLLLLSLGFLVQGNVYGQYLASAACGLQNAMITTFSGAVVRTTHMTGIITDLGIMIGESLRGRQFDRRKALLFLFIFSGFLLGGVAGAALFTVYGLHTLVFPALLAFATAIIYWIYLYKLNHSPTY, from the coding sequence GTGATTTCCAGACTTCCTCGTTGGGTGGAATATGGCGCGTTTCTACTGGCTCTTCTCGCAGGCTGCGTCAATGCCGTTGGTCTACTCGGCTTTCAACATCAAGCGATAACACACATTTCCGGAACCGTAACTCAGCTAGGAAACAGCTTGCTAACAGGTGTGGACAGTTCCATTCACCTGCTCTTTATCGTATTTAGCTTTTTGATTGGTGCTGCGTTCAGTGGTTTTTTTATCGAAAGCAGTGCATTAAAACTTGGGCGTCGTTACGGGGTTGCGCTGTGTATTGAAGGCAGTTTACTCCTTCTTAGTTTGGGCTTTTTGGTTCAGGGCAATGTTTATGGCCAATATTTAGCTTCCGCTGCCTGTGGTTTGCAAAACGCGATGATTACGACATTTAGCGGCGCTGTAGTCAGAACCACTCACATGACCGGTATTATTACTGATCTAGGCATCATGATTGGCGAAAGCTTGCGCGGACGTCAATTTGACCGTCGAAAGGCCCTATTGTTCTTATTTATCTTTTCAGGTTTTTTGCTCGGTGGCGTAGCCGGAGCAGCCTTATTTACTGTGTATGGTCTGCATACACTGGTCTTTCCAGCGCTATTAGCCTTCGCTACCGCCATCATTTATTGGATATATTTGTACAAGCTAAACCACAGCCCAACATATTGA